The segment TTCACCATATTCATTATTAAATTCAAAAATTTCTTCTTTTTCTACTTCTTCCATTTCTGTCCATGCATTTTTTGCTTCATAAGCTTTATTTTCACTCATCTTATTCCTCCTTTTGAAATTAATATCAAAAACAACACTTTAATATTATAACTTAAATATTTTAAAATATCAATAATATTTTTGAAAATTTTATATTTTCACCATGTTTAAAATTATAATTATCAAGTTAAGGTTGTTTTTATTTAATAATGTATTAAAGCATTTTTAATCCTGATAAAACTGGTAAAGTATTTTACTGAACTAATTTAGAAATTTTAATATAATTAAATAAATATATCTCATAAAGAAAGGAGTACTTATATGCAGGGTGATATTTCTATACTAATTGCTTTCACTGCCGGAACACTTTCTTTTTTCTCTCCATGTGTACTACCACTTATTCCATCATATATTACATTTTTAATAGGCGATTATTCAAAACAA is part of the Halanaerobiales bacterium genome and harbors:
- a CDS encoding cytochrome c biogenesis protein CcdA, with product MQGDISILIAFTAGTLSFFSPCVLPLIPSYITFLIGDYSKQ